The following proteins come from a genomic window of Paenibacillus swuensis:
- a CDS encoding heterodisulfide reductase-related iron-sulfur binding cluster produces MVQQLLQWILFAGVTGFGVYLFWKVVYHRFLYIRLGRPVEDLKERWKLNLKQFAIETFGQTKLMKDRRSGIMHFIVFYGFIVLQFGAMDIIWKGLTGHELPIPGYDVFSFTQEVTVALILLAMSYAAYRRYGEKLKRLKRGWKPSIVLFFIYSLMLSVLLTLGFDRAKEGHEASGYAPISSWIASGLDGLSDGLLTAGYYTFWWAHLVILLSFLVYVPQSKHFHILTAPVNILLRRREPVGRLSKLDLEDEEAESFGVGKIEDFTQKQMLDFYACVECGRCTNVCPASSTGKILSPMHLITKLRDHLTEKGQAVTSKSPWAPAIAFAPAIQGTSSMRYDAEELATWSEQEPNITNITPTINAQKHSWVYGEGNPQEVELIGGVMTEEELWSCTTCRNCEDQCPVGNEHVDKIIDLRRHLVLTQGSMPHDGQRALQNIERQSNPWGISRNDRAKWVKEVDPEGELHIPTVKENPDFDILFFVGSMGSYDNRSRKVSRALVRLMNEAGVNFAILGNEEKNSGDTPRRMGNEFLFQQLCGENIEIFQKYNVKKIVTACPHTFNTLKNEYPEFGLEAEVIHHTELLDELVRHGKLTAAHTVKERITYHDSCYLGRYNNVYDQPRNVLRAIPGVELAEMERTRENGMCCGAGGGMMWMEETGGKRVNLARTEQAMAVQPTVISSACPYCLTMLEDGTKMIEAEDRVKAKDIAEILELSVFGTPAKSLPEADVVNS; encoded by the coding sequence ATGGTTCAGCAATTATTACAATGGATTTTGTTTGCAGGCGTAACCGGGTTCGGGGTGTATCTGTTCTGGAAAGTGGTTTATCACAGGTTTTTGTATATCCGGCTAGGCCGGCCTGTTGAAGATCTGAAGGAACGTTGGAAGCTTAACCTGAAGCAGTTCGCCATTGAGACATTTGGTCAAACCAAGTTAATGAAAGACCGCCGAAGCGGGATTATGCACTTTATTGTATTCTACGGTTTTATTGTTCTTCAATTTGGAGCGATGGACATCATCTGGAAAGGCTTGACGGGGCATGAACTTCCCATTCCAGGCTACGATGTGTTCAGTTTTACGCAAGAGGTTACAGTAGCCTTGATCTTACTTGCTATGAGTTACGCCGCCTACAGACGCTATGGTGAGAAGTTAAAGCGCTTGAAGAGGGGCTGGAAGCCGAGCATTGTCCTCTTTTTCATCTATAGTCTGATGTTGTCCGTGCTGTTAACTCTGGGGTTCGATCGGGCCAAAGAAGGGCATGAAGCTTCCGGCTACGCACCGATCAGTTCTTGGATTGCCTCAGGATTGGACGGTTTGTCTGATGGGCTGCTTACGGCCGGTTATTACACTTTCTGGTGGGCGCATCTTGTAATTCTGTTGTCATTCCTCGTGTATGTGCCGCAATCCAAACATTTTCACATCCTGACGGCGCCCGTGAACATCTTGTTGAGACGAAGAGAGCCTGTGGGACGCCTTAGTAAACTGGATTTGGAAGATGAAGAGGCGGAATCGTTCGGTGTCGGCAAAATTGAGGATTTTACGCAAAAACAAATGTTGGATTTTTACGCATGTGTGGAGTGCGGACGCTGCACCAATGTCTGTCCTGCTTCAAGCACGGGTAAAATCTTGTCTCCGATGCATCTCATCACCAAATTAAGAGATCACTTAACGGAGAAAGGCCAAGCGGTTACTTCCAAATCCCCTTGGGCACCAGCCATTGCTTTTGCACCGGCTATCCAAGGCACCTCCAGTATGCGTTATGATGCTGAGGAACTAGCGACGTGGAGTGAACAGGAACCGAATATCACGAACATTACTCCCACTATAAACGCCCAAAAGCATTCATGGGTGTACGGGGAAGGCAATCCTCAGGAAGTTGAGCTGATTGGCGGCGTGATGACGGAAGAAGAGTTGTGGTCTTGCACAACGTGCCGGAACTGTGAAGATCAATGTCCTGTAGGCAACGAGCATGTGGACAAAATCATTGATCTGCGCAGACATCTCGTTCTAACGCAAGGCAGCATGCCGCATGACGGTCAACGCGCCTTACAGAACATTGAACGTCAGAGCAATCCTTGGGGCATTTCCCGTAACGACCGCGCGAAGTGGGTGAAGGAAGTGGATCCGGAAGGAGAACTTCATATCCCGACGGTGAAAGAAAACCCGGACTTCGACATCTTGTTCTTTGTAGGATCGATGGGATCTTATGATAATCGAAGCCGCAAAGTGAGCCGCGCGCTGGTAAGACTGATGAACGAAGCGGGTGTCAACTTTGCCATCCTGGGGAACGAAGAGAAGAATTCAGGAGATACGCCTCGTCGTATGGGCAATGAATTCCTATTCCAGCAGCTGTGCGGTGAGAACATTGAAATCTTCCAAAAGTATAACGTGAAGAAAATCGTAACGGCTTGCCCGCATACCTTCAATACGTTGAAGAATGAATATCCGGAGTTTGGACTGGAGGCCGAAGTCATTCACCATACAGAGCTGTTGGATGAACTGGTTCGTCATGGCAAGCTTACAGCCGCCCATACCGTGAAAGAGCGCATCACGTACCACGATTCTTGTTATCTGGGACGCTACAATAATGTATATGATCAACCGCGCAACGTACTTCGGGCTATTCCGGGAGTAGAGCTGGCGGAGATGGAACGTACACGTGAGAACGGGATGTGCTGCGGCGCCGGCGGCGGAATGATGTGGATGGAGGAAACAGGCGGCAAACGTGTTAATCTGGCAAGAACCGAGCAAGCCATGGCGGTTCAGCCTACCGTTATCTCCTCAGCGTGTCCGTATTGTTTAACCATGCTGGAGGACGGCACCAAGATGATTGAAGCCGAGGATCGGGTAAAGGCCAAGGATATCGCGGAAATTTTGGAGCTTTCCGTATTTGGAACACCGGCAAAATCGCTTCCTGAAGCGGATGTCGTTAATTCATAA
- a CDS encoding TetR/AcrR family transcriptional regulator, whose product MTSKKTEKYQMILEGALKVFAEHGFHKSQVSKIAKAAGVADGTIYLYFKRKEDLLICLFREKLGELVQKFEDSVRDIDDVKEALHKVCEIHYTELENNVDLAHVTQIELRQSSMELRREIGMAFKPYIVLIENLLVKGVQQGVFKPDLDVKLVRLLLFGAMDEVVTSWLISGRKYSLAGQVNGTIDFFLKGIAR is encoded by the coding sequence ATGACAAGTAAAAAAACCGAAAAGTACCAAATGATTCTCGAAGGCGCCTTAAAAGTCTTTGCGGAGCACGGGTTTCACAAGTCCCAGGTATCCAAGATCGCGAAGGCTGCGGGTGTGGCGGACGGAACCATATATCTCTATTTCAAAAGAAAGGAGGATCTGCTCATCTGCCTGTTTCGGGAGAAGCTCGGCGAGCTGGTCCAGAAATTTGAAGATAGCGTGCGTGACATCGATGATGTAAAGGAAGCCCTTCATAAGGTATGTGAAATTCATTATACGGAGCTTGAGAATAATGTGGATCTGGCTCATGTTACCCAAATTGAGCTTCGTCAAAGTTCCATGGAACTTCGTCGGGAAATAGGAATGGCCTTTAAGCCATACATTGTATTGATCGAGAATTTATTAGTGAAAGGTGTTCAGCAAGGGGTATTTAAACCTGATCTTGATGTTAAGCTTGTCCGCCTGCTCCTCTTCGGGGCTATGGATGAAGTGGTTACCTCATGGCTCATATCCGGACGTAAGTATTCATTGGCGGGTCAAGTTAACGGTACGATTGATTTTTTCCTAAAAGGTATTGCGCGTTAA
- a CDS encoding electron transfer flavoprotein subunit beta/FixA family protein — protein sequence MKIVVLLKQTFDTEEKISLTDGVVSDDGVKFVVNPYDEYAVEQAIQLRDDLGGSVTVLSVGPERTAEALRTALAMGADDAVLITDDRIPADEVAVSRVLAAYLKDQGCDLLLGGNFSVDNGAGQVAVRLAGLLNMPHVGSITKLTIADGTATVNRDAEGDIEVLEVALPALFTAQQGLNEPRYPSLQGIMKAKKKPFTHLTLDDLNLEASSISAAVERIELSLPPERAAGKILKGEIREQAAELVTLLRTEAKVI from the coding sequence ATGAAAATCGTAGTATTGTTGAAACAAACCTTTGATACGGAAGAAAAAATCTCGCTGACCGATGGTGTGGTTTCGGATGATGGCGTCAAATTCGTCGTAAATCCTTATGACGAGTACGCCGTGGAACAAGCGATACAATTGCGTGATGATCTGGGCGGCTCGGTGACGGTTCTTTCCGTCGGACCCGAACGTACGGCCGAAGCCCTTCGTACCGCTCTGGCTATGGGAGCGGATGATGCCGTTCTGATTACGGATGATCGGATTCCCGCCGACGAAGTTGCCGTTTCCCGTGTACTAGCCGCTTATTTGAAAGATCAGGGCTGTGATTTGTTGTTAGGCGGGAATTTCTCTGTCGATAACGGGGCGGGTCAGGTTGCGGTTCGTTTGGCTGGACTACTGAACATGCCTCATGTGGGATCCATTACGAAATTGACAATCGCGGACGGTACCGCGACAGTTAACCGTGATGCCGAGGGAGATATTGAAGTACTGGAAGTCGCCCTCCCTGCCCTCTTCACCGCGCAACAAGGGTTAAATGAACCTAGGTACCCTTCTCTGCAAGGGATTATGAAGGCCAAAAAGAAACCGTTTACACATTTAACTCTGGATGATTTAAATTTGGAGGCTTCCTCTATAAGCGCCGCTGTTGAGAGAATTGAACTTAGCCTACCTCCGGAACGCGCGGCAGGGAAAATATTGAAAGGCGAAATTCGCGAACAAGCGGCCGAGTTGGTAACACTCCTTCGTACAGAAGCTAAAGTCATTTAA
- a CDS encoding electron transfer flavoprotein subunit alpha/FixB family protein, with protein MSKSLYVVADLRNGALRQVFSEAIHAAQQASGDGDTVSAILIGSGITGLASQAAKYGLDKVYVVDHPELKDYRPQAYLTAIKSVVGDSVPDGIFFGHTAIGRDLAPLAAAYWNGGAITDVIALENDGSGNIVFTRPIYAGKAFEKKVFNSGPWFVTLRPNNIPAIAADASKQAELVEVDYAAPSLRVIVKEVVKKASGKIDLSEAKVVISGGRGVKSVDGFKPLEELAEVLGGAVGASRGACDAGYCDYALQIGQTGKVVTPEIYIACGISGAIQHLAGMSGSRVIIAINKDPEAPIFKVADYGIVGDLFEVVPLLKEEFSKILA; from the coding sequence ATGAGTAAATCTTTGTATGTAGTAGCGGATCTTCGTAATGGCGCCCTTCGTCAAGTATTCTCGGAAGCGATTCATGCCGCTCAGCAGGCATCCGGCGACGGGGATACGGTATCCGCAATCCTGATCGGATCGGGGATTACCGGACTTGCAAGTCAGGCTGCCAAATACGGATTAGATAAAGTATACGTGGTGGATCACCCCGAACTTAAGGATTATCGCCCTCAGGCCTACTTAACAGCTATTAAGAGCGTTGTTGGTGATTCCGTGCCTGACGGCATCTTCTTCGGTCACACGGCCATCGGACGGGATCTAGCTCCACTAGCTGCCGCCTATTGGAACGGCGGTGCTATTACCGATGTAATCGCGTTAGAGAATGACGGCTCAGGAAACATTGTATTTACGCGTCCGATTTACGCGGGTAAAGCTTTTGAGAAAAAAGTGTTCAACAGCGGTCCTTGGTTTGTCACCTTACGGCCGAATAACATACCCGCTATTGCTGCGGACGCTTCGAAACAGGCAGAACTCGTGGAAGTGGATTATGCGGCTCCCTCCCTTCGCGTCATTGTCAAAGAAGTGGTGAAGAAGGCGTCCGGTAAAATCGATTTATCCGAAGCGAAAGTCGTCATCTCCGGCGGGCGCGGTGTAAAAAGTGTGGATGGCTTTAAACCTCTGGAGGAGCTGGCTGAAGTTCTTGGCGGCGCGGTGGGCGCTTCTCGCGGTGCTTGCGATGCGGGGTATTGTGATTATGCCTTGCAAATCGGCCAGACTGGCAAAGTAGTCACACCAGAAATCTATATTGCTTGCGGCATCAGCGGAGCCATACAGCATCTGGCCGGAATGAGCGGTTCCCGAGTCATCATTGCGATTAATAAAGATCCTGAAGCGCCCATCTTTAAAGTGGCTGATTACGGCATCGTCGGTGATTTGTTTGAAGTGGTCCCGCTTCTGAAGGAAGAGTTTTCTAAGATTTTGGCTTAA
- a CDS encoding antibiotic biosynthesis monooxygenase family protein, which produces MSLLAITPPPPYYAVIFTSERTEGDQGYGSMSDHMVELASQQTGFLGFESARGADGLGITVSYWSTLEDIKAWKEQSNHQSAQAKGKSDWYSQYAVRISKVEKDYFFEV; this is translated from the coding sequence ATGTCACTACTTGCCATTACACCTCCTCCGCCCTATTATGCCGTTATCTTTACTTCGGAACGTACAGAGGGAGACCAAGGGTACGGGTCCATGTCGGATCACATGGTGGAGTTAGCTTCGCAACAAACAGGGTTTCTTGGTTTTGAAAGCGCGCGGGGAGCAGATGGTTTAGGCATTACCGTGTCCTATTGGAGCACCCTCGAAGATATTAAGGCTTGGAAAGAACAATCTAATCATCAATCCGCACAAGCCAAAGGAAAATCGGATTGGTACAGTCAATACGCGGTGAGGATTAGTAAAGTGGAGAAGGACTATTTCTTTGAAGTCTAA
- a CDS encoding winged helix DNA-binding domain-containing protein, protein MKSNTLSTRALNRALLKRQLLLERSPLAPLEALEHLVGLQAQWPNPPYVGLWSRLENFKQSDLSELYLNRKVVRIALMRSTIHLVSAKDCIGLRPLLQPVHERGLTGSFGRKLAGVNREAIASAGRALVEESPRTYHELGRMLREQWPLCDPEALAAVVRTYVPLVQVPPRGLWGEIGQAAHTSAETWLTDVQIDNITPFGLEDVVMRYLTAFGPASVKDIQVWCGLTGLREVVDGLKNQLCVYKDERGTELFDIPDTPLPDADTPAPMRFLGEFDNMLLSYADRSRIISETDRPLIFTKNGIIRSAILVDGIVAGLWSISVKRSSATLLIEPFRSLTSEQIVDIEKEGSRLLSFIAPNADALDIQIPKS, encoded by the coding sequence TTGAAGTCTAACACATTGTCGACTCGGGCTCTTAATCGCGCATTATTAAAGCGTCAACTCCTCCTCGAACGTTCCCCTCTTGCTCCATTGGAAGCGTTAGAACATTTAGTGGGTTTGCAGGCGCAATGGCCGAATCCGCCATACGTCGGTTTATGGAGCAGGTTGGAGAACTTTAAACAATCTGATTTATCTGAGCTGTATCTCAATCGCAAAGTTGTACGTATCGCCTTGATGCGATCCACCATCCACCTCGTCAGCGCGAAAGATTGTATAGGCTTACGGCCATTATTACAGCCTGTGCATGAACGAGGTTTGACCGGGTCATTCGGCCGTAAGTTGGCCGGTGTTAACCGAGAAGCAATTGCCTCTGCCGGACGTGCACTCGTGGAGGAATCACCGCGTACATACCACGAGCTTGGCAGAATGCTGCGTGAACAGTGGCCACTTTGCGATCCTGAGGCCCTTGCAGCCGTAGTCCGTACCTATGTTCCTCTGGTACAAGTTCCGCCGCGAGGCCTCTGGGGCGAGATCGGACAAGCCGCTCATACCTCCGCTGAAACTTGGCTGACCGATGTGCAAATCGACAATATAACTCCATTCGGATTAGAAGATGTAGTCATGCGCTATTTAACCGCATTCGGACCCGCTTCTGTGAAAGATATCCAAGTGTGGTGCGGACTGACGGGGTTACGCGAGGTCGTGGATGGGTTAAAGAACCAACTATGTGTTTATAAAGACGAACGTGGAACCGAACTGTTCGACATCCCTGATACCCCTCTTCCTGATGCCGATACACCTGCGCCTATGCGTTTCCTTGGTGAATTCGACAACATGCTTCTGTCGTATGCGGATCGTTCACGAATTATCAGTGAAACGGATCGTCCCTTAATTTTCACGAAGAATGGAATCATTCGCTCTGCAATTCTGGTGGATGGGATCGTTGCCGGGTTATGGTCCATCTCTGTGAAACGCTCTTCGGCAACACTTCTCATTGAGCCTTTCAGATCATTAACATCGGAGCAAATTGTAGACATCGAAAAGGAAGGTTCCCGTCTTCTCTCCTTCATCGCTCCTAATGCAGATGCATTGGATATTCAAATCCCAAAAAGCTGA